The following are encoded in a window of Cytophagales bacterium genomic DNA:
- a CDS encoding bifunctional aldolase/short-chain dehydrogenase, which translates to MKSLWNNNQAKKLADDPLKLRVYTSQLLGQEPDLVLHGGGNTSVKAEATNLFGKTEQILYVKGSGWDLATIEAAGFAPVKLDVLKQMAALDKLSDTEMVSVQRSAMTDPSAPNPSVEAILHAIIPFKYVDHTHADAVVTITNTEKGEERIREIYGNRVLIVPYVMPGFILAKKVYEMTRDIDWKQIEGIILMNHGVFTFDDNAKSSYEKMIRIVTEAEGYLKLKMENGKWKMGKKAHVIASSQISGRINFLELARIRQAVSKTKGTAMIARLDDEPESLSFANLPDAASIAVRGPLTPDHVIRTKRIPVILTTDYADYHREIGAGTDLENDISSYSKAYRKYFDRHTNGKLTCLDPAPRWAVWPGRGTITFGSSVKESEIIADIKRHTILAIRSGEALEGWKALPEKDIFDIEYWELEQAKLRKGGLPLPLQGKIALVTGAASGIGRACVESLHAQGAAVAALDINPKITGLFNQKDIVELACDITDQKKVRKSVEATIRQFGGLDILISNAGIFPASKDIADMDAERWDQSIAINLTSHQRMLQACIPYLKQGITPAVVIIASKNVAAPGPGASAYSVAKAGLTQLARVAALELAASGIRVNVIHPNAVFDTAIWTEEVLKSRAKQYGMSVEQYRKDNLLKTEVTSKDVAALTCAMVGPIFGKTTGAQIPVDGGNVRVI; encoded by the coding sequence ATGAAAAGTTTATGGAATAATAATCAGGCAAAGAAGCTTGCTGATGACCCTCTGAAACTACGGGTATACACCTCTCAACTTTTAGGACAGGAACCAGACCTGGTACTGCACGGTGGAGGCAATACCTCGGTAAAGGCAGAAGCTACTAACTTATTCGGGAAAACAGAACAGATCTTATACGTCAAAGGCAGCGGCTGGGACCTGGCAACCATTGAAGCAGCCGGATTTGCCCCAGTCAAATTAGACGTATTAAAGCAAATGGCTGCATTAGACAAATTGAGCGATACAGAGATGGTCAGCGTACAAAGATCAGCAATGACCGATCCCAGCGCTCCCAATCCCTCGGTGGAAGCCATTTTACATGCGATCATTCCTTTCAAATATGTAGATCACACGCACGCTGATGCCGTGGTCACCATCACCAATACAGAAAAAGGGGAAGAGCGGATCAGGGAGATCTACGGCAATCGTGTGCTCATTGTCCCTTACGTGATGCCGGGGTTTATTCTTGCTAAAAAAGTCTATGAAATGACACGGGATATAGACTGGAAGCAAATTGAAGGGATCATTTTAATGAATCATGGCGTCTTTACCTTTGACGACAATGCCAAAAGCAGTTATGAAAAGATGATCCGGATAGTTACAGAGGCAGAGGGTTATCTAAAATTGAAAATGGAAAATGGAAAGTGGAAAATGGGAAAAAAAGCCCATGTAATAGCCTCGTCTCAAATTTCCGGGCGAATAAATTTTTTGGAATTAGCTCGTATTCGTCAAGCCGTTTCCAAAACTAAAGGAACAGCCATGATTGCCAGGTTAGATGATGAGCCGGAATCGCTTAGCTTTGCCAATTTGCCTGATGCTGCTTCCATTGCTGTCCGCGGGCCATTAACGCCAGACCATGTGATCCGCACCAAACGCATTCCTGTAATTTTGACCACAGATTACGCAGATTACCACCGAGAAATCGGGGCAGGCACAGATTTAGAAAATGATATCAGTAGTTATTCTAAGGCATACCGCAAATATTTTGATCGTCACACTAATGGTAAACTTACTTGTTTGGATCCGGCACCCCGTTGGGCAGTTTGGCCGGGACGTGGCACCATCACGTTTGGCAGCAGTGTAAAAGAATCTGAAATTATAGCTGACATCAAAAGACATACTATTCTGGCTATCCGGAGTGGAGAAGCGCTGGAAGGCTGGAAAGCATTACCGGAGAAAGATATCTTTGATATAGAATATTGGGAACTGGAACAGGCGAAACTCCGCAAAGGTGGGTTACCTCTCCCTTTACAAGGTAAAATCGCATTGGTTACAGGTGCGGCCAGTGGAATCGGACGCGCTTGTGTAGAATCTTTACATGCGCAAGGTGCAGCCGTAGCAGCGCTCGATATTAATCCTAAAATAACAGGTCTGTTCAATCAAAAGGATATTGTGGAATTAGCTTGCGATATTACCGATCAGAAAAAAGTCAGGAAATCTGTTGAAGCAACCATTCGTCAGTTTGGCGGCCTGGATATACTGATCAGCAATGCCGGTATATTCCCTGCCAGTAAAGATATTGCAGATATGGATGCGGAAAGGTGGGATCAAAGTATTGCAATAAATTTGACGAGTCATCAACGCATGTTACAAGCTTGTATTCCTTATCTCAAACAGGGCATAACGCCTGCTGTGGTTATCATCGCTTCCAAGAATGTAGCAGCGCCCGGTCCCGGGGCTTCGGCTTATTCTGTTGCCAAAGCAGGACTAACTCAATTGGCTCGTGTCGCTGCTTTAGAGCTGGCAGCTTCCGGAATACGCGTCAATGTGATCCACCCCAATGCTGTGTTTGACACAGCAATATGGACGGAGGAGGTGTTAAAGAGCCGGGCTAAACAATATGGAATGAGTGTGGAACAATATAGAAAAGATAACCTGTTAAAAACAGAGGTAACATCAAAAGATGTTGCAGCGCTAACTTGCGCTATGGTTGGACCCATATTTGGAAAAACTACAGGCGCTCAGATTCCTGTGGATGGGGGGAATGTGAGGGTGATATGA